In a genomic window of Ipomoea triloba cultivar NCNSP0323 chromosome 3, ASM357664v1:
- the LOC116014363 gene encoding defensin-like protein 1, with translation MERKTFGLFFLLLIIVLASHVENGGVEGRVCISQSHHYKGPCLRDHNCAMVCRTEGFSGGDCVGFRRRCFCTRGC, from the exons atggagaggaagacatTTGGGCTCTTCTTTTTGCTTCTCATCATTGTATTGGCTTCGC ATGTAGAAAATGGAGGCGTGGAAGGAAGGGTGTGCATATCGCAGAGCCACCACTACAAGGGTCCATGCTTAAGGGATCACAACTGCGCTATGGTTTGCCGAACTGAAGGCTTTTCCGGCGGAGACTGCGTTGGATTCCGCCGCCGCTGCTTCTGCACCAGGGGTTGCTAA